A genomic region of Glycine max cultivar Williams 82 chromosome 15, Glycine_max_v4.0, whole genome shotgun sequence contains the following coding sequences:
- the LOC100781966 gene encoding F-box/kelch-repeat protein At1g55270 has product MTRVQLPLLPGLPDDLAVTCLIRVPRIEHRKLHLVCKRWRRLLSEDFFYSLRKSLGMAEEWLYVIKADRAGRISVHAFDPIYQLWQPLPPVPGDFPEAMWFGSAVLSGFHLYLFGGVDLEGSRSIRCVIFYNACTNKWHRAPDMLQKRNLFRSCVINNCLYVSGGELEGIQMTRSAEVYDPSQNRWNLISEMSTSMVPLFGVVHNGTWFFKGNAIGSGNSMCEAYSPETDTWTVVTNGMVNGWDKDCISLNGQLYALGCPDGCKLTVYDRATDSWRKFIDSKLHVGKFPTLVAAAPVSLNGKLCIIRHNMNISLVDVSSPNNQVESNPRDLWENIAGKGHHIRRSLVRKLWSTIARRGCSKSCIVCCQVLQA; this is encoded by the coding sequence ATGACAAGAGTTCAGCTTCCTCTTCTACCTGGTCTTCCTGATGATCTTGCTGTTACTTGTTTGATTCGAGTACCCCGGATTGAGCACAGGAAACTACATTTAGTTTGCAAGAGATGGCGCCGCCTTCTGTCTGAAGACTTCTTTTATTCACTCAGGAAAAGTCTTGGAATGGCAGAAGAGTGGTTATATGTCATCAAAGCAGACCGTGCTGGAAGAATTTCAGTGCATGCTTTTGATCCCATCTACCAACTATGGCAACCTCTTCCCCCTGTTCCTGGAGATTTTCCTGAAGCAATGTGGTTTGGTAGTGCAGTTCTTAGTGGTTTCCATTTGTACTTATTTGGCGGAGTAGATCTGGAAGGATCTAGATCTATTAGATGTGTTATTTTCTACAATGCCTGTACAAATAAATGGCATAGGGCACCCGATATGCTGCAGAAACGTAATCTGTTTCGTTCTTGTGTGATAAATAATTGTCTTTATGTGTCTGGTGGGGAACTTGAAGGAATTCAAATGACTCGATCTGCTGAAGTTTATGACCCCAGCCAAAACAGGTGGAATTTAATATCAGAGATGAGCACATCCATGGTGCCTTTATTTGGTGTTGTTCACAATGGAACATGGTTTTTCAAGGGAAATGCAATTGGGAGTGGTAATTCCATGTGTGAAGCCTATTCACCTGAAACTGATACTTGGACCGTAGTTACTAATGGAATGGTCAATGGATGGGATAAAGATTGTATCTCTCTGAATGGACAACTCTATGCATTAGGTTGCCCGGATGGATGCAAGCTCACTGTATATGATAGAGCAACAGATTCATGGAGAAAGTTTATTGATAGCAAGCTTCATGTGGGTAAATTTCCAACTCTAGTAGCTGCTGCACCTGTTTCCCTTAATGGAAAGCTCTGCATTATCCGCCACAATATGAACATCAGTTTAGTTGACGTTTCAAGTCCTAACAACCAAGTGGAAAGCAATCCTCGGGACCTTTGGGAAAATATTGCTGGAAAAGGTCATCACATTCGCAGGTCTTTAGTTAGAAAGTTATGGTCAACTATAGCAAGGCGTGGTTGTTCAAAGAGTTGCATTGTTTGCTGTCAGGTGCTACAAGCCTGA